CTCGTCGGGAGCCGCCTCCACGGCCACCTCGTCCAGCATCTCGTCGGGTACCACGGCAGCCATCTGGCTCCACCGGCCGGCCCGCGCGAGCTGGCTCAGGCGTTCGCCGAGCTCTCCCCACCCGTGGTGCTCCAGAACCCGCCGGTACGACGGCGTGGAGGCGTAAAACGCCACCTGCTCCCGCACCGCCTGGCGCATCCCCGCCCGTTCGCTCTCGTCCCGTCCCGTGATGATGAAGACGCTCCCGACCACCTCGAACTGCCCCCGCTGCTTGCCGCCCCGCGCCAGCCCCGCCCCGATCGCCGGCAGCAGAACGTCCCTCAGGTACCCGGGGGTGTGCAGCGGATGCACGTGAAACGCCTGGGCGACCTCGCCGGCCAGCCTCGCCCACGGCGGGTTGACGCCTGCCAGCCCCACGGGGATCGCAGGCGATTCGATGGGCCCCGGGTTGAAGAACGGCGTCATCAGCGTGAGGCGGTAATAGCGCCCGTCGACGCGCAGCGGCGCCCCGTCCTGCCAGCAGCGCCACACGGCCTCGAGCGCCTGCACAAACTCCCTCATGCGCCCGACGGGGCTGTCCCACACCATCCCGTACCGGCGCTCGATGTGCGCCCGCACCTGGCTGCCCAGCCCCAACCGGAACCGCCCTCCGCCTAGCGCCGCCAGGTCCCACGCCGCGTGCGCCATCACCGTGGGGCTGCGCACAAAGGCGATGGCAACCTCGGTGCCCACCTCGATGTGGCGGGTTGCCGCCAGCGCCAGGGCGGACATCACGAAGGGCTCGTGGCGCGTCTCCGGAATGCGCACCCGGCCGAACCCCGCCTGTTCGGCTGCCTTTGCAAGCTCGGCGACCTCGGATGGCGTCGCCGGGTCCAGGAGCGCGTCGAACCTCACGTCACCGTCCCCCGCTGCCCGCCCGAGGCCTTCAGGGCCGCTTTGGACGTCCGGATATAGTTGACACCCATCAGCAACACGAACACGGCGAAGACGTAGCGCAGGGTGTTGGAAGGCAAAAGCCCGGCGACGAACGAACCTGCCCAGCCGCCGAGGATGGCCCCGATGCCAGCCCAGGGCGCCACGTCCCAGCGGATGTGGCCCAGCCGCTGGTGTGTCGCCGTCCCGGAGAGAGCGGTGGGGATCATCTGCACGAGCGACGTCCCCTGAGCCAGGTGCTGCGGGAATCCCAGCCCCACCACCAGGGACGGCACCACGATGGCTCCCCCGCCCACCCCCATCATCCCGGCCAGATAGCCGCTGACCATGCCAATCGCAAGCCCGCCGAGGGCCACCGACAATCGGGACAGCGTGACGCCGCTATCCACGTGTGCCATCAGGTAACGGCTGACCGGGAGCAGCAGCGACACGGCCACCAGGAACCAGCCAAAATACCCCCGCAGCTTGGGACCCGAGACCCGGTGGCTTGCCCTTGCGCCCAGGCGTGCCATGACCATGGCCGACAGCGCGATGGAGGCCGCCGCCAGCCAGTCCACCGACCCTCGCCGGGCGTACTCGGTGCCGCCCGACACCGCCGTGAACAGGACGGCGAGCAGGCTTGACCCGTGGGCTCCGTGCTGCGTGAAATGCAACAGCCCGGTCATCATGGGGATCATCAGGACGCCGCCGCCCAGGCCCACCAGCCCGCCGAACGTCCCGCCGGCGAGGCCGATGCCGATCCCGGCCAGCGCCCTCCAGGCTGCTGTTTTCGTAAAGGCGGTAGCTCCCTCGACGCGTTGCCCTTGCATATGTGTGCTCCTTTATTCCAGCGGCCCTGACCGCCTGTCATGCGGGTTCGCTTCGACGGCTTTGAAAACCCCTCCTGCACTTCGCCCTCCCGCCCCGGGCGGCGCTCGCCGACGCCGCCCTCCGCCAAGGTGCCCGCCGCCCGAGAGGGAACGCCCCGCACAGAACGAAGCCGATCCCTCAAGCCCGGCCACCGCTCCCGGCGGCC
The sequence above is drawn from the Bacillota bacterium genome and encodes:
- a CDS encoding TIGR03617 family F420-dependent LLM class oxidoreductase, whose product is MRFDALLDPATPSEVAELAKAAEQAGFGRVRIPETRHEPFVMSALALAATRHIEVGTEVAIAFVRSPTVMAHAAWDLAALGGGRFRLGLGSQVRAHIERRYGMVWDSPVGRMREFVQALEAVWRCWQDGAPLRVDGRYYRLTLMTPFFNPGPIESPAIPVGLAGVNPPWARLAGEVAQAFHVHPLHTPGYLRDVLLPAIGAGLARGGKQRGQFEVVGSVFIITGRDESERAGMRQAVREQVAFYASTPSYRRVLEHHGWGELGERLSQLARAGRWSQMAAVVPDEMLDEVAVEAAPDELAGRIVERYGGMLDRVALYMPFRPSEWSEWWPRWAEGVQRSSG
- a CDS encoding sulfite exporter TauE/SafE family protein, yielding MQGQRVEGATAFTKTAAWRALAGIGIGLAGGTFGGLVGLGGGVLMIPMMTGLLHFTQHGAHGSSLLAVLFTAVSGGTEYARRGSVDWLAAASIALSAMVMARLGARASHRVSGPKLRGYFGWFLVAVSLLLPVSRYLMAHVDSGVTLSRLSVALGGLAIGMVSGYLAGMMGVGGGAIVVPSLVVGLGFPQHLAQGTSLVQMIPTALSGTATHQRLGHIRWDVAPWAGIGAILGGWAGSFVAGLLPSNTLRYVFAVFVLLMGVNYIRTSKAALKASGGQRGTVT